The genomic region AACTTATCTTAATCCCAGATAATTCAAATTGGCATCAACTCTGCAATCCAAGGGGGTTGTTAACAAAACAACATCTAACTTAAATGCAAAACTAAAAAGGAGGTCTAACCATGAACCGTTTATTTGCTTTAGCTGTTGCAGGGATGTTGAGCCTATTTTTGGTTCCTGGGGCCATTGCCCAAACGGGAGCGTTAACATCTATCATTGGAAGTGGTGAGGGCCAGCAAGTCATCAACACCGATAAGGCCCGAACCATGACAGGAGAGATCCTGGCCATCGACCCGGATCAGGGTCTCCTGGTTGTTAAAAACCGAAGATTGGAAAAGGGGTTTCATTTTAATGACGAAACCCAAGTGAAAAAAGGAAGGACCTTTCTGACCCAAGAGGATTTAAAATTAGGAATGAAGGTCAAGGTGGCGTATACGGAAATCGATGGAAAGATGAGAACATACCTGGTCCGGATACAAAAATAAGGAACAGGGCTGTTCTGCCGCCAAAAAAAAAGGGGGTCTTTCCATCCCGGAAACGCCCCCTTTTTGATTCATAATTTAAAAGCTCACATTTTCAGCAAAAAAAGGGGTTGAGCAGGAAAAAATTATTCTTCGGAATAGCGAAGTGCTTTTAGCCTTTTTTTCCTTGCTTCTCTTTGCTTTCGCTTTTTTTTCACCGATGGTTTTTCGTAAAATTGTCTTCTTTTTAAT from Nitrospiria bacterium harbors:
- the rpsU gene encoding 30S ribosomal protein S21, with the translated sequence MAVKVHENQVEKALKVLKRQLAKEGLLKELKRRQFYEKPSVKKKRKQREARKKRLKALRYSEE